One window of Candidatus Sericytochromatia bacterium genomic DNA carries:
- a CDS encoding glucosaminidase domain-containing protein, which translates to MTRHIVQRGETLSAIAATYDTSIRRLMRLNRLTDPHRIHAGDTLTLPAEARRPAPDPAQPTPPAKPGTAKRPLSEDRLLLQTERPRHAARQDVDRLARDIEAEKLNPRSPFLRQMVPAALAIEAKYGLPAKVILAQAALESNWGKAAIGTYNVFGIKGRGSQGSVMVSTREHLRGRWVRTREPFARYGSFHEAFEAYARTLHNGRYQRALAVKDNPVRYAKALQGVYATDPGYASKLIAIMKSALGM; encoded by the coding sequence GTGACCAGACACATCGTGCAACGCGGCGAGACGCTCTCGGCGATCGCCGCCACCTACGACACCTCGATCCGGCGCCTGATGCGGCTCAACCGCCTGACGGATCCGCACCGCATCCACGCGGGCGACACGCTCACCCTGCCGGCGGAGGCGCGGCGCCCGGCGCCTGATCCGGCTCAGCCGACGCCTCCCGCAAAACCCGGCACGGCCAAGCGCCCCCTGAGCGAAGACCGCCTGCTGCTGCAAACGGAACGCCCCCGCCACGCGGCGCGCCAGGACGTCGACCGGCTCGCGCGCGACATCGAAGCGGAGAAGCTGAACCCCCGTAGCCCGTTCCTGCGGCAGATGGTGCCGGCCGCCCTGGCGATCGAGGCCAAGTACGGCTTGCCTGCCAAGGTGATCCTGGCGCAGGCCGCGCTCGAATCGAACTGGGGCAAGGCCGCGATCGGCACCTACAACGTGTTTGGCATCAAGGGGCGTGGCTCCCAGGGCAGCGTCATGGTCTCCACCCGTGAACACCTGCGCGGTCGCTGGGTGCGCACCCGTGAACCGTTTGCGCGTTACGGCAGCTTTCACGAGGCTTTTGAGGCCTACGCCCGCACGCTTCACAACGGCCGCTACCAGCGAGCCCTGGCCGTGAAGGACAACCCCGTGCGCTACGCCAAGGCGTTGCAAGGGGT
- a CDS encoding N-acetylmuramoyl-L-alanine amidase → MARLPYFQLLRRGVRPAMIAPIFFLALSASVVTSSVPQGASLPEVPALAPIGPRVSLPLTVMASPHQDDRPAGAVIDTIILHDTETPGVTQARTIVNWFQHPRSFVSAHYIIGKAGELIQCVPDERRAWHAGPSKFEGREKVNDFSLGIELVNAQTGSDPFSDAQYRTLSVLTTDLVQRYGIPLERIVGHRHVTNYPGIKKDPADNFDWARYKRGVAGLLAQGTQVVRQVSPATQARQ, encoded by the coding sequence ATGGCCCGATTGCCGTATTTTCAGTTGCTGCGCCGAGGAGTGCGCCCCGCCATGATCGCCCCCATCTTCTTTCTGGCCCTGAGTGCCAGCGTCGTCACCAGCAGCGTGCCGCAAGGCGCGAGCCTCCCCGAAGTGCCCGCACTCGCACCGATTGGCCCGAGGGTATCACTGCCCCTGACCGTCATGGCCTCGCCGCACCAGGACGATCGCCCGGCCGGCGCGGTGATCGACACGATCATCCTGCACGACACGGAAACCCCCGGCGTCACGCAGGCCCGCACGATCGTGAACTGGTTCCAGCATCCCCGTTCTTTCGTGAGCGCGCACTACATCATCGGCAAGGCCGGGGAGCTGATCCAGTGCGTGCCGGACGAGCGACGCGCCTGGCACGCGGGGCCGAGCAAGTTCGAGGGGCGCGAGAAGGTCAATGACTTCTCGCTCGGGATCGAGCTCGTCAACGCCCAGACCGGCAGCGACCCCTTCAGCGACGCCCAGTACCGCACCCTGAGCGTGCTGACGACTGACCTCGTGCAGCGTTACGGGATTCCCCTGGAGCGCATCGTGGGCCACCGTCACGTGACCAACTACCCTGGCATCAAGAAGGATCCGGCCGACAACTTTGACTGGGCGCGCTACAAGCGGGGGGTCGCCGGCCTGCTGGCCCAGGGCACCCAGGTGGTGCGCCAGGTGTCACCGGCGACCCAGGCCCGTCAATAG
- a CDS encoding ROK family protein codes for MTTTPACFGAIEAGGTKFVCAVGSASGEILQRVRLDTRGPAETLAEVLGFFQAVVATQGPLQALGIGTFGPIELDPASPRWGCLGATPKPGWGGYPLATTLQDALGCPVGLDTDVNAAGLAEGLWGAGRGQDLFVYVTVGTGIGGGVLVAQTPLRGLSHPELGHIPVRRHPLDTEFSGSCPFHGDCLEGLASGSALQARGVGRLDDLPADHPLWEILGDYLGQLAANLFLTVSPQRLIIGGGVGQHPALLTRARTRTAHWLGGYLRPETLPFELESRLVPPELGDRAGVLGALAIAARRQPAPACG; via the coding sequence GTGACGACGACCCCTGCTTGTTTCGGTGCCATTGAGGCCGGCGGTACAAAATTTGTTTGTGCCGTCGGCTCGGCGTCTGGTGAGATCCTTCAGCGGGTGCGCCTCGACACGCGTGGGCCGGCTGAGACGCTGGCAGAGGTGCTGGGCTTCTTCCAGGCGGTCGTCGCCACGCAGGGCCCCCTGCAGGCGCTGGGCATCGGGACCTTCGGACCGATCGAGCTGGACCCCGCCTCGCCCCGCTGGGGCTGCCTGGGCGCGACGCCCAAGCCGGGTTGGGGGGGATATCCGCTGGCGACCACGCTGCAGGACGCGCTGGGCTGCCCGGTCGGGCTCGACACCGACGTCAATGCCGCCGGTCTGGCCGAGGGCCTGTGGGGCGCCGGGCGCGGGCAGGACCTGTTCGTTTACGTCACGGTCGGCACCGGCATCGGCGGGGGCGTGCTGGTGGCCCAGACGCCTCTGCGGGGGCTCTCCCACCCGGAACTGGGCCACATTCCCGTGCGGCGCCACCCGCTGGATACAGAATTTTCGGGCAGCTGCCCGTTCCACGGGGACTGTCTGGAGGGCCTGGCCAGCGGCAGTGCCCTCCAGGCGCGCGGCGTGGGGCGTCTGGACGATCTGCCGGCCGACCACCCGCTCTGGGAAATCCTGGGCGATTACCTCGGCCAGCTGGCCGCCAACCTGTTCCTGACAGTGAGTCCGCAGCGCCTGATCATCGGCGGCGGGGTCGGCCAGCATCCGGCGCTGCTGACCCGCGCGCGCACCCGGACGGCGCACTGGCTGGGGGGCTACCTGCGCCCGGAGACGCTGCCGTTCGAACTGGAAAGCCGCCTGGTGCCGCCCGAACTGGGCGATCGGGCCGGTGTTCTGGGCGCGCTGGCGATCGCCGCCCGCCGCCAGCCGGCCCCCGCCTGCGGCTGA
- a CDS encoding AAA family ATPase, whose protein sequence is MAEAAERIRVAADRINDVLAEVRQVIVGQNALLDRLMIALLADGHILLEGVPGLAKTLSINTLAEVLQARFSRVQFTPDLLPADLIGTSIYDARHASFTTRRGPIFANLVLADEINRAPAKVQSALLEAMQERQVTIAGESLPLPHPFLVLATQNPIEQEGTYPLPEAQLDRFMLKVRVGYPTKSEELDIIDRMTGGQRPSVRKLTSLELIGEARRLVADIHVADKIKQYIVELVFASRQPADHGLAELAPLIAFGAGPRASIFLTLAAKAHAFLKRRAYVLPEDVKAIAPDVLRHRLLLSYEAEADDVTVDEVVRTLLAGIKVP, encoded by the coding sequence ATGGCGGAAGCCGCCGAACGGATCCGGGTGGCGGCCGATCGGATCAATGACGTGCTGGCCGAGGTGCGGCAGGTGATTGTCGGGCAAAACGCCCTGCTCGATCGCCTGATGATCGCCTTGCTGGCGGACGGCCACATCCTGCTCGAGGGCGTCCCGGGATTGGCCAAGACGCTCTCGATCAACACCCTGGCCGAGGTGCTGCAGGCTCGTTTCAGCCGCGTGCAGTTCACGCCCGACTTGCTCCCCGCCGACCTGATCGGCACCAGCATCTACGACGCGCGCCACGCCAGTTTCACGACGCGGCGGGGACCGATTTTCGCCAACCTCGTGCTGGCCGACGAGATCAACCGCGCCCCGGCCAAGGTCCAGAGCGCCCTGCTGGAAGCCATGCAGGAACGTCAGGTCACGATTGCCGGCGAGTCGCTGCCGTTGCCGCATCCGTTTCTGGTGCTGGCGACGCAGAACCCGATTGAGCAGGAGGGCACCTATCCGCTTCCCGAAGCCCAGCTCGACCGCTTCATGCTCAAGGTGCGCGTGGGATACCCCACCAAGTCGGAAGAACTGGACATCATCGACCGCATGACCGGGGGCCAGCGGCCCTCGGTCCGCAAGTTGACTTCACTGGAGCTGATTGGCGAGGCGCGTCGCCTGGTGGCGGACATCCACGTGGCGGACAAGATCAAGCAGTACATCGTGGAGCTGGTGTTCGCCTCCCGCCAACCGGCCGACCACGGGCTGGCCGAACTGGCGCCGCTGATCGCCTTCGGGGCAGGTCCGCGGGCCAGTATTTTCCTCACGCTGGCGGCCAAGGCGCACGCCTTCCTGAAGCGGCGCGCTTACGTGCTGCCGGAAGATGTCAAGGCGATCGCCCCGGATGTCTTGCGGCATCGCCTGCTGCTGTCTTATGAGGCGGAGGCCGATGACGTGACGGTCGACGAGGTCGTGCGCACCTTGCTGGCTGGCATCAAGGTGCCTTGA